A part of Phaseolus vulgaris cultivar G19833 unplaced genomic scaffold, P. vulgaris v2.0 scaffold_19, whole genome shotgun sequence genomic DNA contains:
- the LOC137817186 gene encoding uncharacterized protein, giving the protein MIPVEIHESSPRYQNFVVEESNEERRVNLDLLDEAREESRIKAEAVKRRVERQYSSKVKPRQFQVGDLVMRKAHPYELENKLSPKWTGPFIITKAKGNRSYNLETLEGGPIPHSWNAANLKFYFS; this is encoded by the coding sequence atgatcccagtcgagattcacgagagctcgccacgttaccagaattttgtggttgaagaatccaacgaagagagGCGAGTGAATCTGGACTTAttggacgaagccagggaagaatcaagaataaaggctgaggcagtgaagagaagagtggagcgacaGTATAGCTCCAAGGTGAAGCCCCGGCAATTCCAGGTTGGTGACTTAGtcatgaggaaagctcacccatatgagctagagaacaaattgtctcccaaatggaccggacccttcataATCACCAAAGCCAAGGGGAATCGTTCATACAatctagagactttggaaggaggtcccATTCCACACAGTTGGAATGCGgccaatttgaaattttatttcagttga
- the LOC137817187 gene encoding uncharacterized protein, with the protein MTNLPIQKVLQKPDVAGRMVRWAVKLSEFDIQYEPRGSIKGQVYADFVAELSPGGDQEVESRSQWSLSVDGSSNQQGSGAGIVLEGPNGVLIEQALRFAFKASNNQAEYEALIAGMLLAKEMGAQNLLVKSDSQLITGQVSGEFQAKDPQMAAYLRYVQLLKGAFSALKLVHVPRE; encoded by the coding sequence atgacgaatctccccatccagaaggtaCTACAGAAGCCTGATGTTgctggaaggatggttcgctgggcggtgaagctgtcggagtttgacatccagtacgagcccagAGGATCTATCAAAGGACAGGTATATGCGGATTTCGTTGCAGAGCTCTCACCCGGAGGCGACCAAGAGGTGGAGTCAAGATCGCAGTGGTCGCTCTCAGTCGATGGCTCCTCCAATCAACAAGGAAGTGGAGCagggatagtcttggagggacccaatggtgtgctgatcgagcaagctCTGCGTTTCGCTTTTAAAGCGAGCAATAACCAGGCTGAGTACGAGGCACTGATCGCGgggatgctcctggccaaggagatgggtgcgcagaacctcctggtgaagagcgattCACAGCTGATCACAGGGCAAGTCTCGGGAGAATTTCAAGCCAAGGACCCACAAATGGCGGCGTATTTAAGGTACGTCCAGCTActgaagggagcatttagcgCTCTTAAGCTAGTACATGTCCCAAGAGAGTAG
- the LOC137817188 gene encoding uncharacterized protein, producing MTMQQVMDMMQGLQEEMAKSGAEQERMEADLAASHVRNEELHRMNEELRRGLGNNQGQRDLDETERLTPPREFSTPFSQEILEAVIPNTFVGPKVIFTGMEDLEPHLTAFHTQMVLVGGSDAVRCKLFMSTLMGMAMDWFVSLLDDHITSFPQLSRLFREQYLANRAPPPVSYDLFDVKQYQGETLKEYINRLGAQVVKVGTTEEPMIVYAFRKGVCPSPFCASIIRNRPRTFAEIRRRAVEHIASEGEVYEKRTSSTRQGQRDHNGKEEARGETPL from the coding sequence ATGACCATGCAACAGGTCATGGAtatgatgcaagggctgcaggaGGAAATGGCGAAATCGGGGGCGGAGCAAGAACGTATGGAGGCAGATCTTGCGGCCTCCCACGTgagaaacgaagagctccatcgtatgaatgaggagttgcgtcgtGGTTTGGGCAATAACCAAGGGCAACGTGACCTAGATGAGACCGAAcgtctcaccccaccaagggagttttccactccattctcgcaggagattctggaagcagtgatccccaacacgttcgtagggcccaaggtgatcttcaccgggatggaggatctTGAGCCTCATCTCACtgcattccacacgcagatggtgctagtaggcggctccgatgccgtgaggtgcaagctctttatgagcaccttgatgggaatggccatggattggttcgtCAGCCTTCTAGACGACCATATCACTTCCTTCCCGCAGCTGTCGCGGTTATTTAGGGAGCAATACCTAGCGAACAGGGCCCCACCGCCCGTTTCgtatgatctgttcgacgtaAAGCAGTACCAGGGCGAGACTTTGAAGGAGTACATCAACCGTTTAGGGGCCCAagtagtaaaggttggtactacggaagagcccatgatcgtgtacgcattcagaaAAGGCGTGTGTCCCAGCCCCTTTTGCGCatccatcattcgcaatcgccccaggaccttcgctgaaataaggcgtcgcgcggtggagcatattgcctctgagggagaggtgtATGAGAAGCGCacgagctcaacccgtcagggtcaacgagaccacaacgggaaggaagaagcaagaggggagacgcccctatga